Proteins co-encoded in one Actinomadura luteofluorescens genomic window:
- a CDS encoding AMP-binding protein has translation MEPSASAHVDTFCRDNLPPHDEWPDLDLTPAEVAYPERLNCAHVLLDETARAVGAGRPCLRTPGGLLWTYGDVLRRANQVARVLVDDLGLVPGNRVLLRGPNHPWLAAAWLGVLKAGGVVITTMPMLRARELTAIAESARPNLALCDHRFLDDLAAAQTPGMRTVPYGSDDAGDLVSRAAGKDGTFEDVDTAADDVALLAFTSGTTGRPKATMHFHRDVLAIADTFSRHLLKPVPDDVFAASPPLGFTYGLGGLLVFPLRAGASALLIEKATPAELAEIAAEHGVTVLSTAPTTYRAILAAGLARRLAAVRRCVSAGEHLPASVWRAFHEETGVRIIDGIGSTEMLHIFVAAADDAIRPGATGVPVPGYQAAVVDAAGRPVPDGTPGQLAVRGPTGCRYLADARQKTYVQDGWNITGDTYIRDADGYFWYQARSDDMIISSGYNIAGPEVEQALIEHPDVLECGVVGAPDPDRGAVVTAFVVLREGVEGDAAKAAELQDFTKRTIAPYKYPRSVRFVDRLPRTNTGKLQRFPLREQVGGAR, from the coding sequence ATGGAGCCCAGCGCCTCCGCGCACGTCGACACGTTCTGCCGCGACAACCTGCCTCCCCACGACGAATGGCCCGATCTCGACCTCACACCGGCGGAGGTCGCCTACCCCGAGCGGCTCAACTGCGCGCACGTCCTGCTGGACGAGACGGCGAGGGCCGTGGGCGCCGGCCGGCCCTGCCTGCGCACCCCCGGCGGTCTCCTGTGGACCTACGGCGACGTGCTGCGGCGGGCGAACCAGGTGGCCCGGGTGCTGGTGGACGACCTCGGGCTGGTGCCGGGCAACCGCGTGCTGCTGCGCGGGCCGAACCACCCCTGGCTGGCCGCGGCCTGGCTCGGCGTGCTCAAGGCGGGCGGCGTGGTGATCACGACCATGCCGATGCTGCGCGCCCGGGAGCTGACCGCCATCGCCGAGTCGGCCCGGCCGAACCTGGCACTGTGCGACCACCGTTTCCTGGACGACCTCGCCGCGGCGCAGACCCCAGGCATGCGCACCGTGCCCTACGGCTCGGACGACGCCGGCGACCTGGTGTCCCGGGCGGCGGGCAAGGACGGGACCTTCGAGGACGTCGACACCGCCGCCGACGACGTCGCGCTGCTGGCGTTCACCTCGGGCACCACCGGACGCCCCAAGGCCACCATGCACTTCCACCGCGACGTGCTGGCGATCGCCGACACCTTCTCCCGGCATCTCCTCAAGCCCGTTCCCGACGACGTCTTCGCCGCGTCGCCGCCGCTGGGGTTCACCTACGGGCTGGGCGGGCTGCTGGTGTTCCCGCTCCGCGCCGGCGCCTCCGCCCTGCTGATCGAGAAGGCGACCCCGGCCGAGCTCGCCGAGATCGCGGCGGAGCACGGCGTGACGGTGCTGTCCACCGCGCCGACGACCTACCGGGCGATCCTGGCCGCCGGGCTGGCCCGGCGGCTGGCCGCGGTGCGGCGCTGCGTCTCGGCGGGCGAGCACCTTCCGGCCTCGGTGTGGAGGGCGTTCCACGAGGAGACGGGCGTGCGGATCATCGACGGGATCGGCTCGACCGAGATGCTGCACATCTTCGTCGCGGCCGCCGACGACGCCATCAGGCCGGGCGCGACGGGCGTCCCGGTCCCCGGCTACCAGGCGGCCGTGGTGGACGCCGCCGGCCGGCCGGTCCCGGACGGGACTCCCGGGCAGCTCGCGGTCCGCGGCCCGACCGGGTGCCGCTACCTCGCCGACGCCCGGCAGAAGACCTACGTCCAGGACGGCTGGAACATCACCGGCGACACCTACATCCGCGACGCCGACGGCTACTTCTGGTACCAGGCCCGCAGCGACGACATGATCATCTCGTCCGGCTACAACATCGCCGGGCCCGAGGTCGAGCAGGCGCTGATCGAGCACCCGGACGTGCTCGAATGCGGGGTGGTCGGCGCCCCCGACCCCGACCGCGGCGCCGTGGTGACGGCGTTCGTGGTGCTGCGCGAAGGGGTCGAGGGGGACGCGGCCAAGGCCGCCGAGCTGCAGGACTTCACCAAGCGGACGATCGCCCCCTACAAGTACCCGAGGTCGGTCCGCTTCGTCGATCGGCTCCCCCGCACCAACACCGGCAAGCTGCAGCGCTTCCCCCTGCGCGAGCAGGTCGGAGGCGCCCGGTAG
- a CDS encoding ArsR/SmtB family transcription factor produces MHVFDVLGDPVRRRILELLADGEQTSGAIAAVIQAEFGISQPGVSQHLRVLRESGLATVRARGAHRLYAVDSATLREIDTWLERFRRFWTQHLDALGAEFEDK; encoded by the coding sequence ATGCACGTGTTCGATGTCCTGGGGGACCCGGTGAGGCGCCGGATCCTGGAGCTGCTCGCCGACGGCGAGCAGACCTCGGGCGCGATCGCCGCGGTCATCCAGGCGGAGTTCGGGATCTCGCAGCCCGGCGTGTCCCAGCACCTTCGCGTGCTGCGGGAGAGCGGGCTCGCGACGGTCCGGGCGAGGGGCGCGCACCGCCTCTACGCCGTGGACTCCGCGACCCTGCGGGAGATCGACACGTGGCTGGAGCGCTTCCGCCGGTTCTGGACCCAGCATCTGGACGCCCTGGGCGCCGAGTTCGAGGACAAGTGA
- a CDS encoding SDR family NAD(P)-dependent oxidoreductase, translating to MRDREAGPRRALVIGGLGAIGGAVVRRLGGSGWECLVASRSPRADIGLDIGDEASVVAAAAACPPLDALVIATNLEPSASLTELTGRHAAAMFATHVTGPLLFIRSARHLLAKGSSIVFLSSPAAYRGSYDPCYAAAKGATIALARTLAKELAPDVRVNALSPSIVEDSPVARRMTPDFRARHREASLLERTLSMDECADAVSFLVSHPHVTGATLHLNGGEFLGA from the coding sequence GTGCGGGATCGGGAGGCAGGGCCGCGGCGGGCGCTCGTGATCGGCGGGCTGGGCGCGATCGGCGGCGCCGTGGTCCGGCGGTTGGGGGGCTCCGGCTGGGAGTGCCTCGTGGCGTCCCGGTCGCCGCGTGCCGACATCGGCCTCGACATCGGGGACGAGGCTTCGGTCGTCGCGGCGGCGGCGGCGTGCCCGCCGTTGGACGCGCTCGTCATCGCCACCAACCTGGAGCCGAGCGCTTCGCTGACCGAGCTGACCGGCCGGCACGCGGCGGCGATGTTCGCCACGCACGTCACCGGTCCGCTCCTGTTCATCCGGAGTGCGCGCCACCTGCTGGCGAAGGGGTCGAGCATCGTCTTCCTGTCGTCCCCGGCGGCCTATCGCGGAAGCTACGACCCGTGTTATGCCGCGGCGAAGGGGGCCACGATCGCTCTCGCGCGGACGCTGGCGAAGGAACTCGCGCCGGACGTGCGCGTCAACGCGCTGTCCCCCAGCATCGTCGAAGACTCACCTGTGGCCCGGCGTATGACGCCCGACTTTCGCGCCCGCCATCGTGAGGCCTCCCTCCTGGAGCGAACCCTTTCGATGGACGAGTGCGCGGACGCCGTCTCCTTTCTCGTCTCCCACCCGCACGTGACGGGCGCGACCCTGCACCTGAACGGCGGCGAGTTCCTGGGGGCGTAG
- a CDS encoding ATP-dependent Clp protease ATP-binding subunit, with product MFERFTDRARRVVVLAQEEARMLNHNYIGTEHILLGLIHEGEGVAAKALESLGISLEAVRQQVEEIIGQGQQAPSGHIPFTPRAKKVLELSLREALQLGHNYIGTEHILLGLIREGEGVAAQVLVKLGADLNRVRQQVIQLLHGYQGKEPAASGGPSEAAPSTSLVLDQFGRNLTQAAREGKLDPVIGRDKEIERVMQVLSRRTKNNPVLVGEPGVGKTAVVEGLAQKIVKGEVPETLKDKQLYTLDLGALVAGSRYRGDFEERLKKVLKEIRTRGDIILFIDELHTLVGAGAAEGAIDAASILKPMLARGELQTIGATTLDEYRKHLEKDAALERRFQPIQVAEPSLSHTIEILKGLRDRYEAHHRVSITDGALVAAAQLADRYISDRFLPDKAIDLIDEAGSRMRIRRMTAPPDLREYDEKIADVRRDKESAIDAQDFEKAAALRDSEKQLLGQKAQREKEWKAGDMDVVAEVTDELIAEVLATATGIPVFKLTEEESTRLLRMEDELHKRVIGQEDAIKALSQSIRRTRAGLKDPKRPGGSFIFAGPSGVGKTELSKTLAEFLFGDEDALIQLDMSEFMEKHTVSRLFGSPPGYVGYEEGGQLTEKVRRKPFSVVLFDEIEKAHQDIFNSLLQILEDGRLTDAQGRVVDFKNTVIIMTTNLGSKDISKGVSMGFARQNDEQGSYERMKAKVSEELKQHFRPEFLNRVDDTVVFHQLTPKEIIQIVDLMIAKVDQRLHDRDMGIELRQEAKDLLAIRGYDPVLGARPLRRTIQREIEDNLSEKILYNELKPGQIVIVGTEGFDPDNTDTAENAKFTFKGVPKSTSVPDAPSQGAVAG from the coding sequence ATGTTCGAGAGGTTCACCGACCGCGCGCGGCGGGTTGTTGTTCTGGCTCAGGAAGAGGCCAGGATGCTCAACCACAACTACATCGGTACCGAGCACATCCTCCTGGGTCTGATCCACGAGGGTGAGGGGGTTGCCGCCAAGGCTCTGGAGAGTCTGGGGATCAGTCTTGAGGCTGTGCGTCAGCAGGTCGAGGAGATCATCGGTCAGGGGCAGCAGGCTCCTTCGGGGCATATTCCGTTCACTCCGCGGGCGAAGAAGGTTTTGGAGCTGTCGCTGCGTGAGGCGTTGCAGCTGGGTCACAACTACATCGGTACCGAGCACATCCTGCTGGGGTTGATCCGTGAGGGTGAGGGTGTCGCGGCTCAGGTGCTGGTGAAGTTGGGTGCGGATCTGAACCGGGTGCGTCAGCAGGTGATTCAGTTGCTGCACGGGTACCAGGGGAAGGAGCCGGCGGCTTCTGGTGGTCCGTCGGAGGCGGCTCCGTCGACGTCGCTGGTGCTGGATCAGTTCGGTCGGAATCTGACGCAGGCGGCGCGTGAGGGCAAGCTCGACCCGGTGATCGGCCGGGACAAGGAGATCGAGCGGGTCATGCAGGTGCTGTCGCGGCGTACCAAGAACAATCCGGTGCTGGTGGGTGAGCCGGGTGTGGGTAAGACCGCGGTGGTGGAGGGTCTGGCGCAGAAGATCGTCAAGGGTGAGGTGCCCGAGACGCTCAAGGACAAGCAGCTCTACACCCTGGACCTGGGTGCGCTGGTCGCGGGTTCGCGGTATCGGGGTGATTTCGAGGAGCGTTTGAAGAAGGTCCTCAAGGAGATCCGGACTCGCGGCGACATCATCTTGTTCATCGATGAGCTGCACACGCTGGTGGGTGCGGGCGCCGCGGAGGGCGCGATCGACGCCGCCTCGATCCTGAAGCCGATGCTGGCGCGGGGTGAGTTGCAGACGATCGGTGCGACGACGCTGGATGAGTACCGCAAGCATCTGGAGAAGGACGCGGCGCTGGAGCGGCGGTTCCAGCCGATCCAGGTGGCCGAGCCGTCGTTGTCGCACACGATCGAGATCCTCAAGGGGCTGCGGGACCGGTATGAGGCGCATCACCGGGTGTCGATCACCGATGGTGCGCTGGTGGCGGCGGCGCAGCTGGCCGACCGCTACATCTCGGATCGGTTCCTGCCGGACAAGGCGATCGATCTGATCGATGAGGCGGGGTCGCGGATGCGGATCCGTCGGATGACCGCACCGCCGGACCTGCGCGAGTACGACGAGAAGATCGCCGATGTGCGTCGTGACAAGGAGTCGGCGATCGACGCGCAGGACTTCGAGAAGGCCGCGGCGCTGCGGGATTCGGAGAAGCAGCTGCTGGGGCAGAAGGCGCAGCGGGAGAAGGAGTGGAAGGCCGGTGACATGGACGTGGTCGCCGAGGTCACCGATGAGCTGATCGCCGAGGTGCTGGCCACCGCGACCGGGATCCCGGTGTTCAAGCTGACCGAGGAGGAGTCGACGCGGCTGCTGCGGATGGAGGACGAGCTCCACAAGCGCGTGATCGGTCAGGAGGACGCGATCAAGGCGCTGTCGCAGTCGATCCGGCGGACCCGGGCGGGCCTCAAGGACCCCAAGCGTCCGGGTGGCTCGTTCATCTTCGCCGGCCCCTCCGGGGTGGGGAAGACCGAGTTGTCCAAGACGCTGGCGGAGTTCTTGTTCGGGGACGAGGACGCGCTGATCCAGCTGGACATGTCGGAGTTCATGGAGAAGCACACGGTGTCGCGGCTGTTCGGTTCTCCGCCCGGCTATGTCGGGTATGAGGAGGGCGGTCAGCTGACCGAGAAGGTGCGGCGCAAGCCGTTCTCGGTGGTGCTGTTCGATGAGATCGAGAAGGCCCACCAGGACATCTTCAACTCGCTGCTGCAGATCCTGGAGGACGGTCGTCTGACCGATGCCCAGGGCCGGGTGGTGGACTTCAAGAACACCGTGATCATCATGACGACCAACCTTGGGTCCAAGGACATCTCCAAGGGCGTGTCGATGGGGTTCGCGCGGCAGAACGACGAGCAGGGCTCGTACGAGCGGATGAAGGCCAAGGTGTCCGAAGAGCTCAAGCAGCACTTCCGGCCCGAGTTCCTCAACCGTGTCGATGACACGGTGGTGTTCCACCAGCTCACCCCCAAGGAGATCATCCAGATCGTGGATCTGATGATCGCCAAGGTCGACCAGCGGCTCCACGACCGCGACATGGGCATCGAGCTGCGTCAGGAGGCCAAGGACCTGCTGGCCATCCGCGGCTACGACCCGGTCCTGGGCGCCCGGCCACTGCGCCGCACCATCCAGCGCGAGATCGAGGACAACCTCTCGGAGAAGATCCTCTACAACGAGCTCAAGCCCGGCCAGATCGTCATCGTCGGCACCGAGGGCTTCGACCCCGACAACACCGACACCGCCGAAAACGCCAAGTTCACCTTCAAGGGCGTGCCGAAGTCCACGTCGGTGCCCGACGCGCCGTCCCAGGGCGCGGTCGCGGGTTAG
- a CDS encoding O-methyltransferase encodes MCALKTTPVTAELYDYLIAHSLPADGAQRRLMERTARLGPVARMQIGPDEGAFLTLLTRLMGARRAIEIGTFTGYSALCIARGLAPGGGLLCCDVDKEWGRIAREAWTEAGVADRIQLRLGPALDTLRALAPDPVVDLAFIDADKENYIAYYEELLPRMRPGGAVLADNVLWRGHVVAPVADTPPAEVSAARRARDADTRAIREFNDHVAADGRVEAVILSIGDGVTLIRKRD; translated from the coding sequence ATGTGCGCGCTCAAGACCACGCCGGTGACGGCGGAACTGTACGACTACCTCATCGCGCACAGCCTCCCCGCGGACGGCGCGCAGCGCCGGCTCATGGAGCGGACCGCCCGGCTCGGCCCGGTGGCCCGGATGCAGATCGGCCCCGACGAGGGGGCGTTCCTGACCTTGCTGACCCGGCTCATGGGGGCCCGCCGGGCGATCGAGATCGGCACGTTCACCGGCTACTCGGCGCTGTGCATCGCCCGGGGGCTCGCTCCCGGCGGCGGCCTTCTCTGCTGCGACGTCGACAAGGAATGGGGGCGGATCGCCCGCGAGGCGTGGACGGAGGCCGGCGTGGCGGACCGGATCCAGCTGCGGCTCGGCCCCGCGCTGGACACGCTACGGGCGCTCGCCCCCGACCCGGTCGTCGATCTCGCCTTCATCGACGCCGACAAGGAGAACTACATCGCCTACTACGAGGAGCTGCTCCCGCGCATGCGGCCGGGCGGCGCCGTCCTCGCCGACAACGTCCTGTGGCGCGGCCACGTCGTCGCCCCCGTCGCCGACACTCCCCCCGCGGAGGTCTCCGCGGCCAGGCGCGCGAGGGACGCCGACACCCGGGCGATCCGCGAGTTCAACGATCACGTCGCCGCGGACGGCCGGGTCGAGGCGGTCATCCTCTCGATCGGGGACGGCGTCACGCTGATCCGCAAGCGGGACTGA
- a CDS encoding DUF6004 family protein, which yields MSSLRETYESLNLEPKPIRPHILAAATVVFGDDYYAGRRETINLSGFVQLNKWPMPGFEHRVDEKGHAELETELISAPEVGIKGYSYELDDRIQVLSNPFLPNSGHVRQIVPGKNFPAEFYIRRFGILETSTLRLAHRNVIDIYGVVDSIPPYKKPLTGPYLGSPRGDGPFDVVQAPNVVRGTTLPEAWYPANDDNEPVGLTPTVFFAASAGPCMSMLVDPSMIMQVSLEGQIEVEVDGRTEVIELEGDYRKAAGTEILLFGPDKHDEGQGVLAQMARVAMVGHNEALGGRVMLRASWPRPSGGTLGDGTEDSLSRVRFPSELHIDAEFELVTPHGNLYAARPAHVAGKLRDLEATGSELSMVGADAPLVTTDGTVKARLTGVRLAMRDAHVGETAAVNI from the coding sequence TTGAGCTCTCTCCGTGAGACGTACGAGTCCCTCAACCTCGAACCCAAGCCGATTCGTCCGCACATCCTCGCCGCGGCCACCGTCGTGTTCGGCGACGACTACTACGCCGGCCGGCGGGAGACCATCAACCTGTCCGGCTTCGTCCAGCTGAACAAGTGGCCGATGCCGGGCTTCGAGCACCGGGTGGACGAGAAGGGCCACGCCGAGCTGGAGACCGAACTGATCAGCGCGCCCGAGGTCGGCATCAAGGGGTACAGCTACGAGCTGGACGACCGCATCCAGGTCCTGTCCAACCCGTTCCTCCCCAACTCCGGCCACGTGCGCCAGATCGTCCCGGGCAAGAACTTCCCGGCCGAGTTCTACATCCGGCGCTTCGGCATCCTCGAGACCAGCACCCTGCGGCTGGCCCACCGCAACGTCATCGACATCTACGGCGTGGTCGACAGCATCCCGCCGTACAAGAAGCCGCTGACCGGCCCGTACCTGGGCAGCCCGCGCGGCGACGGCCCGTTCGACGTGGTGCAGGCGCCCAACGTGGTGCGCGGGACCACCCTGCCCGAGGCCTGGTACCCGGCCAACGACGACAACGAGCCGGTCGGCCTGACGCCCACGGTGTTCTTCGCCGCGAGCGCCGGCCCCTGCATGTCGATGCTGGTCGACCCCTCCATGATCATGCAGGTCTCGCTGGAGGGGCAGATCGAGGTCGAGGTCGACGGCAGGACCGAGGTCATCGAGCTGGAGGGCGACTACCGCAAGGCGGCCGGCACGGAGATCCTCCTGTTCGGCCCCGACAAGCACGACGAGGGCCAGGGCGTTCTCGCCCAGATGGCCCGGGTCGCCATGGTCGGCCACAACGAGGCCCTCGGCGGCCGCGTGATGCTGCGGGCGAGCTGGCCGCGGCCGTCGGGCGGCACGCTGGGCGACGGCACCGAGGACAGCCTCAGCCGGGTCCGGTTCCCGAGCGAGCTGCACATCGACGCCGAGTTCGAGCTCGTGACGCCGCACGGCAACCTGTACGCGGCCCGGCCCGCCCACGTGGCCGGCAAGCTCAGGGACCTCGAGGCCACCGGCAGCGAGCTGAGCATGGTCGGCGCGGACGCGCCGCTCGTCACCACCGACGGCACGGTCAAGGCACGGCTGACCGGCGTCCGGCTGGCGATGCGCGACGCCCACGTCGGTGAGACGGCGGCGGTCAA